From the genome of Spinacia oleracea cultivar Varoflay chromosome 2, BTI_SOV_V1, whole genome shotgun sequence, one region includes:
- the LOC130467537 gene encoding sugar transporter ERD6-like 7 has protein sequence MNDYLCWWLGFKSKYNFSKGNSFVGCRITASLFFQIDSPNSIKKFLKGSLALDIGRLAGGYGMGAFSYVVPVYIAEISPVNLRGALTTLNQVMICTGVSVAFIIGIVLSWRTLALTGLVPCAVLLLGLCFIPESPRWMAKIGSQKEFEAAFQKLRGKDADITHEAAEIQDYIEELEKMPKANMFDLFQKRYLRSVTVTLEIPWVKWEDGWTWEVKAQLMEAVEWPQKHQDAFERIGTCPPTGVLLFGPPWMQQNAHGPSCSF, from the exons ATGAATGATTACCTTTGTTGGTGGTTGGGGTTTAAGTCCAAGTACAACTTTAGTAAAGG AAATTCGTTCGTGGGTTGTAGAATTACAGCTAGTTTGTTTTTTCAGATAGATTCGCCCAATTCAATCAAGAAATTCTTGAag GGTTCTTTAGCATTGGATATAGGAAGACTAGCAGGAGGATATGGAATGGGTGCCTTCTCCTATGTG GTACCTGTTTACATTGCGGAAATATCACCTGTAAATCTCCGAGGAGCACTTACAACATTAAACCAG GTCATGATCTGTACTGGCGTCTCAGTGGCGTTTATAATAGGGATAGTTTTATCATGGAGGACTTTAGCATTAACTG GACTTGTTCCATGTGCTGTTCTGCTTTTGGGTTTATGCTTCATTCCAGAATCTCCAAGATGGATG GCGAAAATAGGATCTCAAAAGGAGTTTGAAGCTGCATTTCAGAAACTTCGTGGCAAGGATGCAGATATAACCCATGAGGCTGCTGAGATTCAA GATTACATAGAAGAACTCGAAAAGATGCCCAAAGCTAATATGTTTGACTTGTTTCAAAAGAGGTATCTACGTTCTGTAACG GTAACTCTTGAGATCCCTTGGGTCAAGTGGGAAGATGGGTGGACATGGGAAGTGAAGGCACAATTGATGGAAGCTGTTGAGTGGCCTCAAAAGCACCAGGATGCATTCGAGCGAATTGGAACCTGCCCACCAACAGGAGTGTTGTTGTTTGGTCCCCCCTGGATGCAGCAAAACGCTCATGGCCCGTCCTGTAGCTTCTGA